The following nucleotide sequence is from Aedes aegypti strain LVP_AGWG chromosome 3, AaegL5.0 Primary Assembly, whole genome shotgun sequence.
AGTTCTAAGAGCATTTTGACAATGCGCTCTTTGGACCATGGGCAACGGAACTCTCTTGAGGATTGCATGGTAGCTCTTGGCGTCGAAAGCAGTTTTTCCCCATCCTGCGGCAAAACAGTTTTCACTGGTAAAATCCATGCCTTGTGGTGGCAAACACGCGAGTTGCACATTATCATCTGCCGTAAAAGGCGACACTACAACTAACAGGGCCAAATCGTGGAAAAGTAGGTTTCGATTGAAATTAGGATGCATAATTATAGACGATACTTGTCGTTCCTGTAAAATTTAAGAGATTAAGAATTTTGACGAAGTTtggaaaaaatgaatttattacCTGATGAGGGATGTACTCATTTGTAGTCATTGTATCCCATTCACCTGCTCTAACTGTCAACTCATTTGCCTGCTTATCCATTACACAGTGAGCAACAGTCAAAATTACATTAGGCGCGATCAGCGAACCTCCACATGCGTACGTGGAAACTTCTGATTCAGCTTCAGAATGAGCCTGCAAGACTGCTACCATCCATGGGAACTCTCCAAATTCGGTTTCATTGGACTTGGAGTTTCCTAGCCTGAACGAAATGCCTTCCGGGTTTCTGATTCCACATTCTCCGAATTGTTTGACTTGATCGACGGTACGAATGGCCGGATTTTCCACAGCCGCGTTTTCCACGGAGCTTTGTGCTTGTGGCTCAATAGTGTCTGATTTTACTTCCTCGGAGCTTTTTTCCTTGGATGCTTCGTTTACGGCTGATACCCTGGGGATTTCACTTGTTACTTCACCTATATTAAGGCTACGTCTCTGATCGTCGTCTTCTCCAGAATGGTCACCTTTTTCTCCCGACTGACCGCCAACAACTGCATCCACCACCAATGGAGCTTTAGTCGTTACAACTTGGTCCAAATCGCAACATATCTCCAAGTAGTGAGGACAATCAGCTTCCTCGTAGTCTTCATCGCCAAATCTGAGTGTGCAATTGTTATCAGTTACTATTCAAGAAGCTCAATTAATTTGAGATATTACCTTAGATTAACGAAATTCACCCCACCGAAAGTGTTTTCACATTCATCCATTTTGACGCACACGCCATCACACTAAAATGTTCGgaagaaaaataacaataataattttataaacaaaaattGCGATTATTCGACACAACGTACTTTGGCGGCTGCCAGTGTGATAGAGCCGTGCAAAACTCCAATCAACAAGGCCACTTTGAGCGCTGCTAGCACCATTCTGTTGCAAGTAAAAATGATCACTGTAGAGATTAATCGGTGTTTGGTACTTTTTATACCGGTGCTGAGCTGATTATTATGGGTATTACCATCGTCCAAGGAAAGTACACGATTCAAAGATTATGTGATCAGGAAAGAGTATTGCATTTCTATGGGGTGCGTTCATATTGCTACTgtaaatttccttttttttgcgttaatcaATGTTTCATATAAAGTACTTTCTTAATCTTCATGACATTAACGGCCCCGCTGGAACATTGAATCATTGCTATCAACGACGCAGAACGTCcattggatcacatccgagatattagtgcgtctatgccatataaattataacgcggctttaagcaaaaatgccaaaatgtgataccaccactacaggctACGCCTTTGGTGTCCATCTAATGGGCTAATAGATTGTGCcttcccatcgcggcaaggtcgcataaccaaggggaagGAATTACTTGCTTCTGAGATCTTATATTTTAACGTTTGCTATAAGGAATAactcattgaaatttttgataaatatttttaatatatgcAGAGATATCCAAGATCATGCCTATGGACCCAGAtgaaggtagttttttttttcaaattgcgtTGAAAAATGTATGTTCGATTTCGCAATAATCTTGACgaatataagtgatttattgtTCCCGGGAGCATcgtgcgtgaaaaatcaaagtgtttcaagtatcgcattagatttttgaattgctacggtgagtagaaatacaatttaaagtgagttttagaacgggcaccgaaaagccagcaaacaatatctcggcGCGTGAAtaagaagtgattcggtagtgcgtggtattttacaacacaaatcacagcaataactacgtgtttgcactcaaaaactggtaatttgcgaaaaacacattatggaaggctttcagttaagaaatcACCCccctacaataaggttagtaccttcaaataatcattttttgtgatcgctctcgaaaacactgtgagaaacgtgggaggagggagcgaAAAGTGAAGGGGGAGtgaggtgccatattagaggccattttggtactcaaggAGATATGTCCTTAATGACAGCTGACTTTAAGCTTTCGGGCATTACTATGCTATCGACAAACTCCAAATCGTTAGCCAGGTTCAACTGGGTTCGGCCAAccacttttgagaaatttataaattttagacaaaactcGATCTGACTGATGAGTatgatattttgtatttttttttttttttgtcaattaaCAATCATTTGATGTTGTCATTTCGATTACTCACCAATTTTTAAGTGCATCGCACTTGGTTCTAaagaaacaaattccaaaataaataataataataataagttgATATCTTCTATTGACATGAGAAATCCTTCAGTATTGAGGTTGAGTTAATTtaagtttattaaaaaaagCATTTAGTGGAAAGACGAGTTGTTCTAAAACCATACTTCTACAACTATTTTCCGATTCGAAGCAACACTTCCCATCTCATCTGCAGAATGATGAAAATGTTCGCCATTGAGGCTGCTTTATCGGTCGTCAAATTTatccaatttatttttatttcacgcATTTCCTCGTAAAAAGTGGATATCACAACCCCATCTCAGCTGTACGGCAAAGGAAAATCGATATCTTCTTTTCGCAAAACTTCCAATCGTAAAATGAAGCCTACACAATTCCTAAAGAGTATCGTTGCATGAAACGCGGCGTCAATACCAGTAGCTTCTCTGTAGACTGGAGGGTGTATGATTTATGAAACGGATATTTTTTGGTTCTGAACAAGTCATACGAAAAATAAGTGGGAGGCGGAAAGCGTGGGAAGATATCTGATATCTTATTACGTCTTTATTGAATTAATCAAATCGTGAAATATTGTGGTGCGGTCATATTTagataaaaataacttacgaaAAGTCGGGGCAATTTTTGGGGTGAGAAGGCATGTGTATCAATAATGTTTTTTTGATGTCTAACACAGTCTAGTATACGACTAAAGAGTGGAAATTTAATGTTACATCCTGTATAAAATTGGTAACAAGCGCCAGCATCAATGAAACGGACATCGTAGTCAAAGCCCATTCATGGCAAGAGTCTGACAAGTGGATGATTTATAGTGGCAAGATTTTAATACAGTACACCGGCTTGAGCCGGGCTCACGTTTGGCCATATCCGATGAGCACGGATGAGTTGGGAGTGATTTTCGTATCCGTAGCAAGAATTTTGCTATCATCACTTAACTACCAGCACCGATTCTTCGGAGCTTCTTGGCGCACGTATCTGAACTAGACTTGGTTTTCTTAGCACTGAGCTAACTAATTATGCTTATCGTCCTTTCATGGTTACTGCTCCAGCAATGATCCATGGCGATAAGTAATGCTTGCTTATTTTAGGAAAGCGTCTAGCTCCGGAGTGCCACTTGCATTGGCGACTTGTGCTTTGTTATCATTAATTAAGTGATTTTAATTATCTTCCACCAGGCGACAAGAATGTATTCGGGAAATTTATGACTTGCGACACTACTTCTGATGACAAATTTGTAGGGTGATAAAGGAGGTTCAATGCGATTATGtaggagaataaaaaaaatatgaaaacaattcgcaattgtttgaaaaaaaatgatgtccAAAGAATGTATTTGTAAGTGGAAGTAAAATGTCACGGATACAACATTTTGACAGAGCTATTGTCATGAAAGAATATCTCAGGGTATCATTAGCCTAATTATAAAAGAAATAGATATTAAAAAAGGTAATGGCCCTGATAATTTTCGAACTAGTGTTTTGAAagacaaaatacaaaaattctcAGATATTCTTTCAACTATGTTCAATTGAATCATATATTCTGGGGTGGCCAAAATTGTACCAATTCATAAATCGGGGACATAAATGATCCCTGTAATTATCGCCCAATATCCACTCTATATGTGTTCaataaaatattcgaaaaattgCTAGTTAACAGAATAACAGATTTTTATACCAAGCacattttatacaaatatcagtACGGGTTTATAAAAGGCTTTCAAAACCAAATTGAAACAACATTATAAAGGTAACATTATTGCATATCTGCTGTAGCACAAATTCAACTATTCATTGCTATCAACATTACTTTCACACGAATTCTTATTAAGATTTATTTAATGCTTTAGCATATCACCTTCTCTTGTTAAgggaagatgaatcgaagtcatagttcaaattttcaaaagcacggatctggagaaccaacctttcgtttgagctgaaaacctaatcgattggtcaccaccagctggtgaccaatcgattaagttttcagcttgaacagatgtttggttctccagatccgtgcttttgtaaatttgaactgaactgaactgaacggTCAGTCTTAGAACTCGatcatcttcgatttggattaaattttgcacatgtttttggtatggtaaaataagtgtttttcatagaaaaattgataattttgactcaagtataacttttgaaaatggcctataaatttttgcatgcaaattaTAACTCCGATACtgttgatttttgagaaaaaagttctatgaagaagttgtggtgaaccgtttggacaataagaaaaaaatatacactgaaaaaatattttatttattctcatagaaaaattaaaaataaaacttgaattttaaattacacaaaaaaatcattttaatattttttaaattttcaccaaataATCTTGTTAGTAAAccgatgtttgggacaaagtctCATGATGgaaaattttttaatattttttttttcctaagaacaacttctgctcaattttcaaaaatttgattttttgtcaaaatagtacgttctgatgatacagtaagtatcttgaaatgattctaagccataatgttttcaagaaaagtttctctagaagtagccattttcgaattacatcaagtttaatgcaaaatattgtttcaatattgaaataggccatttttataagttattcgcgtttcgttaataataatacgttttcgagagtaaagaccatatttctttccacttacttattttccttgatggataATCGCGAattactaatgaaaatggcctattttaatatataaataatattCTTTGCATAAacctcgatataattcgaaaatggccacttctagagaaattatttatataattatcatggcttagaatcatttcaagatactAACTGTATCAtaagaacgtatttattttgacaaaaaaaaaaaatcaaaattttgaaaatcgaacaaaagttgtccttcgaaaaacttttttattaaaaatatctccatcatgaaactttgtcccaaacacctgtttactatcaagattcttatattttttcttatagtccaaacggttcaccacaacttcttcatagaacatttttctctaaaatcaacagtttcgaagtaagaaattttcaaataagttgaatgcaaaaatttatGGGCCTTTtttaaaagttacacttgagtcaaaataatcaatttttctatggaaaacacttatttaccataccaaaaacatgttctTTACTGGGTGCCTGGGCATCAGGGAATA
It contains:
- the LOC5575351 gene encoding tryptase; translated protein: MVLAALKVALLIGVLHGSITLAAAKCDGVCVKMDECENTFGGVNFVNLRFGDEDYEEADCPHYLEICCDLDQVVTTKAPLVVDAVVGGQSGEKGDHSGEDDDQRRSLNIGEVTSEIPRVSAVNEASKEKSSEEVKSDTIEPQAQSSVENAAVENPAIRTVDQVKQFGECGIRNPEGISFRLGNSKSNETEFGEFPWMVAVLQAHSEAESEVSTYACGGSLIAPNVILTVAHCVMDKQANELTVRAGEWDTMTTNEYIPHQERQVSSIIMHPNFNRNLLFHDLALLVVVSPFTADDNVQLACLPPQGMDFTSENCFAAGWGKTAFDAKSYHAILKRVPLPMVQRAHCQNALRTTKLGNRFRLHESFICAGGEEGVDTCTGDGGSPLVCPVEGTANKYYQAGIVAWGINCGQSNVPGVYVRASLYTNWIDAELLKLNFVAVDKRNSI